One region of Oryza sativa Japonica Group chromosome 10, ASM3414082v1 genomic DNA includes:
- the LOC4348157 gene encoding putative disease resistance protein RGA1: MAEVLLSSFAVSIIGKIILFVSEHGLMGIKSDRSVHQELGKLQNSLQAISGVLLDAERKQSTSSALKEWLRKLKDVMYDIDDILDDASTETLKRRVSKDVVTQTNCVHISRLKLRRKLLKRKKKWSSRIREVHEKLNEIAASKKDFGLTDWTVGGQCSEEPERESYSFVYQPDIIGRDDARDEIVSKILRAAEHHDIFVLPLLGLGGIGKTELANMVYHDQQIRERFSKMMWACVSNKFNLKNILQDIIESASGESCKHLNLEHLQNKLRGILQNGNYFLVLDDLWTRDVNEWRELRNLLSSGARGSVIIVTTRENVVASMVGTSDPYKVGALPFHECMQIFTRVAFRQGEENKYPWLLKIGESIVKKCAGVPLAIKSLGSLLFTMRDETQWLRVKEDHLCKIVQGDRDIMPVLKLSYNALPAALKPCLSYLSIFPKDFEYYRRCIIMFWMAHGLLNSNKLSEEIDVGNQYIIELIGSSLFQDSLITFDGSMPHCKLHDIVHDLGRYVLDTDLAVVNCEGQQVSETVRHLVWDLKDFTHEQEFPRHLIKARKARTFISSCNHGSLSKKFLEVLLSKLLLLRVLIISGVRIDELPDSIGNLKHLRYLDLTWNKTIKYLPNSLCKLINLQTLDLYRSDQLIELPRDVNKLISLRYLSLTSKQKQLPEAGLRGWASLTSLQLHSCSELTSLSEGIGSLTALQMLWISDCPKLPSLPASMTHLSSLRELFIDNCPELDLMHPEEAMDGLWSLRSLQIIGLPKLERLPDTLCSASGSLRYLLIEQCPNLRELPSFMQDLTNHQRQGGIH, encoded by the coding sequence ATGGCCGAAGTACTTCTGTCAAGTTTTGCCGTGTCAATTAttggaaaaataattttgtttgtTAGTGAACACGGTTTGATGGGGATTAAATCAGACAGGAGTGTGCATCAAGAACTGGGGAAGCTACAGAATTCGTTGCAAGCTATTAGTGGAGTTCTTCTAGACGCAGAGAGGAAGCAGAGTACTTCTAGTGCACTCAAGGAATGGCTGCGAAAACTGAAAGATGTCATGTATGACATAGATGACATTTTGGACGATGCGTCAACTGAAACTTTGAAGCGCAGAGTTAGCAAAGATGTGGTTACTCAAACCAATTGTGTACATATTTCTCGATTGAAATTGAGAAGAAAATTGctcaaaaggaagaagaaatggAGCAGCAGAATAAGAGAAGTTCATGAAAAGCTTAACGAAATAGCCGCTAGTAAAAAGGACTTTGGACTGACCGATTGGACAGTGGGTGGTCAGTGTTCTGAAGAACCAGAAAGAGAATCATATTCTTTTGTGTATCAACCTGATATAATTGGAAGGGATGATGCTAGAGATGAGATTGTTAGTAAGATACTAAGAGCAGCAGAACATCATGATATTTTTGTGCTTCCTCTGCTTGGGCTTGGAGGCATTGGGAAAACTGAACTAGCAAATATGGTGTATCATGATCAACAAATCAGGGAGAGGTTCAGCAAGATGATGTGGGCCTGTGTCTCTAATAAATTTAATCTGAAAAATATACTACAAGATATAATCGAGTCTGCCAGTGGTGAGAGTTGCAAGCATCTAAACTTGGAACATTTACAAAATAAGCTCAGGGGAATTCTGCAGAATGGAAATTATTTCCTGGTATTGGATGATCTGTGGACTCGTGATGTAAATGAATGGAGAGAGCTGAGGAATTTGTTGTCAAGTGGTGCAAGGGGTAGTGTGATAATTGTTACTACACGCGAAAATGTTGTTGCATCTATGGTTGGTACCTCAGACCCGTACAAGGTGGGTGCACTCCCTTTTCATGAGTGCATGCAAATTTTTACCAGAGTTGCATTCAGACAAGGTGAGGAAAATAAATATCCGTGGTTGTTGAAAATTGGAGAGTCCATTGTGAAGAAGTGTGCTGGAGTACCACTGGCAATAAAATCATTGGGTTCTCTACTATTTACCATGCGTGATGAAACTCAATGGCTACGTGTTAAAGAAGACCACTTGTGCAAAATTGTACAAGGTGACAGAGATATAATGCCAGTGCTAAAGTTAAGTTACAATGCTCTTCCAGCTGCCCTTAAACCATGTCTTTCCTATTTATCCATATTTCCTAAGGACTTCGAATATTACAGAAGATGCATAATCATGTTTTGGATGGCACATGGGCTACTGAACTCGAACAAATTGAGTGAAGAAATAGATGTTGGTAATCAGTACATTATTGAATTGATAGGAAGTTCCCTTTTTCAAGACTCTCTAATTACTTTTGATGGAAGCATGCCACATTGCAAGTTACATGACATTGTACATGATCTTGGTAGATATGTTTTGGACACAGACCTAGCTGTTGTGAACTGTGAAGGGCAACAAGTCTCAGAAACAGTCAGGCATCTAGTATGGGACCTTAAGGATTTCACACACGAGCAAGAATTTCCCAGGCATTTAATCAAAGCAAGAAAAGCTCGAACTTTTATTAGTTCGTGTAATCATGGTTCTTTAAGCAAAAAATTTCTGGAAGTGCTGCTGTCCAAGTTATTGCTTCTACGTGTATTGATTATATCCGGAGTTAGAATTGACGAACTCCCAGATTCAATTGGAAATTTGAAGCACTTGAGGTATCTTGACCTCACCTGGAACAAAACCATAAAATACCTTCCCAATTCCCTATGCAAGCTCATAAACCTTCAGACACTTGATCTTTATCGAAGTGACCAACTAATCGAGTTGCCGAGAGATGTAAACAAGTTAATCAGCCTCAGGTACCTGAGTTTGACATCGAAGCAAAAGCAGTTGCCAGAAGCAGGACTTCGTGGCTGGGCTTCACTAACATCCCTGCAGCTTCACTCATGTAGTGAACTAACATCACTGTCAGAAGGGATTGGCTCGTTGACTGCCCTACAGATGCTGTGGATCAGTGATTGCCCAAAGcttccttctctcccagccAGCATGACACACCTCTCCAGTCTGCGAGAGCTGTTCATCGACAATTGCCCGGAGCTGGATTTGATGCATCCAGAGGAGGCCATGGATGGGCTATGGAGTCTTCGATCATTGCAGATCATTGGACTTCCAAAGCTAGAGCGTCTTCCTGACACTCTTTGTTCTGCCTCGGGTTCTCTTCGGTATTTATTGATTGAGCAATGCcccaatctaagggagcttccAAGCTTCATGCAAGATCTCACTAACCATCAGAGGCAGGGGGGTATTCATTAA